From a single Couchioplanes caeruleus genomic region:
- the dapA gene encoding 4-hydroxy-tetrahydrodipicolinate synthase codes for MTQDPSRPFGRLITAMVTPFAADGSLDADGAGALATYLVDEQRHDALVISGTGGESPTTTDAEKETLLRVVVEAVGDRAKIIAGVGTNNTAHTVELARAAEKAGAHGLLVVTPYYNKPPQAGLVRHFTTVADATGLPILLYDIPHRSGVPIATETLVRLAEHPTIVGVKDAKGDVAATADVLRRTDLAYYSGEDASTLPWLSVGAVGVVGTSTHFVGVQTKEMIEAYERGDVAAALGLHRRLLPIYTGIFRTQGTILVKAGLRVRGLPAGPVRPPLVDATDAELNQLRQDARAAGVDL; via the coding sequence ATGACGCAGGACCCCTCCCGCCCCTTCGGCCGTCTAATCACGGCCATGGTGACCCCGTTCGCCGCGGACGGTTCGCTCGATGCGGACGGGGCCGGTGCCCTCGCCACGTACCTGGTGGATGAGCAGCGGCATGATGCTCTTGTCATCAGTGGGACCGGTGGGGAGTCACCCACCACCACCGACGCCGAGAAGGAGACCCTGCTGCGGGTCGTCGTCGAGGCCGTCGGGGACCGGGCGAAGATCATCGCCGGGGTGGGGACGAACAACACCGCGCACACGGTCGAGCTGGCTCGCGCCGCCGAGAAGGCGGGGGCGCACGGGTTGCTGGTCGTGACGCCGTATTACAACAAGCCGCCGCAGGCCGGGCTGGTGAGGCATTTCACCACGGTCGCCGACGCGACCGGGTTGCCCATTCTGCTGTACGACATCCCGCACCGCTCCGGCGTGCCGATCGCGACCGAGACGCTGGTCCGGCTCGCCGAGCACCCCACCATCGTAGGCGTGAAGGACGCGAAGGGTGATGTCGCCGCCACGGCCGACGTGCTGCGGCGGACCGATCTGGCGTACTACTCCGGCGAGGACGCCTCCACGCTGCCGTGGCTGTCCGTCGGGGCGGTCGGGGTCGTCGGCACCTCGACGCACTTCGTCGGGGTGCAGACCAAGGAGATGATCGAGGCGTACGAGCGGGGCGACGTGGCCGCGGCTCTCGGGCTGCACCGCCGGCTTCTGCCGATCTACACCGGGATCTTCCGGACGCAGGGCACGATCCTCGTGAAGGCCGGCCTCAGGGTCCGGGGCCTTCCGGCCGGTCCCGTCCGTCCGCCGCTCGTCGACGCCACCGACGCCGAACTGAACCAGCTGCGCCAGGACGCCCGAGCGGCCGGCGTGGACCTCTGA
- a CDS encoding ribonuclease J — protein MSQAHVELDPPPPLPEGALRVMPLGGLGAIGRNMTVYEYDGKLLVVDCGVLFPDVEQPGVDLILPDFAPILDRLDDVQAIVLTHGHEDHIGAVPYLLAHKPDIPLVGSEFTLALVEAKLAERRLDPYTLTVREGGRERLGPFECEFFAVNHSIPDALAVAVRTPAGLVLHTGDFKMDQVPLDGRITDLAGFARLGAEGVDLLLSDSTNAEIPGFVTPERDIGPVLTSIFGKARGRVIVASFASHVHRVQQVMDAAYEYDRKVALIGRSMVRNMGIARDLGLLRIPDGLLVSLDEATNLPPDEIVFMSTGSQGEPMSALGRMSTGDHRHITIAPGDTVVLASSLVPGNETSVYRVINQLARAGATVVHKDTAKVHVSGHAPAGELLYLLNVVRPSNLMPVHGEWRHLRAHAQLGIESGVAPDRVVLCEDGDVVDLVEGHARHVGRVKNRYVYVDGLAVGDVSESLLTERRILGDGGFISATVVIDSVTGKVVGEPSVSAKGFSEDPEAFSPVIPLLTAALHRSAEEGITDTHQLQQVVRRTVGRWVNDAYRRRPMIVPTVVEV, from the coding sequence ATGAGCCAAGCGCACGTCGAGCTCGATCCGCCCCCGCCGCTGCCGGAGGGCGCCCTGCGGGTGATGCCGCTGGGCGGTCTCGGCGCCATCGGGCGCAACATGACCGTCTACGAGTACGACGGGAAGCTGCTGGTCGTCGACTGCGGCGTGCTGTTCCCCGACGTGGAGCAGCCGGGCGTGGATCTGATCCTGCCGGACTTCGCCCCGATCCTCGATCGGCTGGACGACGTGCAGGCGATCGTGCTCACCCACGGGCACGAGGATCACATCGGCGCGGTCCCGTACCTGCTCGCCCACAAGCCGGACATCCCGCTGGTCGGGTCCGAGTTCACGCTGGCGCTCGTCGAGGCGAAGCTGGCGGAGCGTCGGCTCGACCCGTACACGTTGACCGTGCGGGAGGGTGGCCGGGAGCGGCTCGGGCCGTTCGAGTGCGAGTTCTTCGCGGTGAACCACTCGATCCCGGACGCGCTGGCCGTGGCCGTGCGCACGCCGGCCGGCCTGGTGCTGCACACCGGCGACTTCAAGATGGACCAGGTGCCGCTGGACGGACGGATCACCGACCTGGCGGGGTTCGCCCGGCTCGGCGCCGAGGGCGTGGACCTGCTGCTGTCGGACTCGACGAACGCGGAGATCCCCGGGTTCGTGACGCCGGAGCGCGACATCGGCCCGGTGCTCACCTCGATCTTCGGCAAGGCCCGGGGCCGGGTCATCGTGGCCAGTTTCGCCTCGCACGTGCACCGCGTGCAGCAGGTGATGGACGCCGCGTACGAGTACGACCGCAAGGTCGCGCTGATCGGCCGGTCGATGGTCCGCAACATGGGCATCGCCCGCGATCTGGGTCTGCTGCGCATCCCGGACGGGCTGCTGGTGAGCCTGGACGAGGCGACGAACCTGCCGCCGGACGAGATCGTGTTCATGTCGACGGGCTCGCAGGGTGAGCCGATGAGCGCGCTGGGGCGGATGTCGACCGGCGATCACCGGCACATCACGATCGCCCCCGGCGACACGGTGGTGCTGGCCAGTTCGCTGGTGCCGGGCAACGAGACCTCGGTGTACCGGGTGATCAACCAGCTGGCCCGGGCCGGCGCGACGGTCGTGCACAAGGACACCGCGAAGGTGCACGTGTCGGGGCACGCCCCGGCCGGTGAGCTGCTGTACCTGCTCAACGTCGTACGCCCGAGCAACCTGATGCCCGTGCACGGCGAGTGGCGGCACCTGCGCGCCCACGCGCAGCTCGGCATCGAGTCGGGCGTCGCACCCGACCGGGTCGTCCTCTGCGAGGACGGCGACGTCGTGGACCTGGTGGAAGGGCACGCCCGGCATGTGGGCCGGGTCAAGAACCGCTACGTGTACGTGGACGGCCTCGCGGTGGGCGACGTGAGCGAGTCGCTGCTGACCGAGCGCCGGATCCTCGGCGACGGCGGGTTCATCTCCGCCACCGTGGTGATCGACTCGGTCACCGGCAAGGTCGTCGGCGAGCCCAGCGTCAGCGCGAAGGGCTTCTCGGAGGACCCGGAGGCGTTCAGCCCGGTGATCCCGTTGCTCACCGCCGCCCTGCACCGCTCGGCGGAGGAGGGCATCACCGACACGCACCAGTTGCAGCAGGTCGTGCGCCGTACGGTGGGCCGCTGGGTGAACGACGCGTACCGCCGCCGGCCCATGATCGTCCCCACCGTGGTCGAGGTTTGA
- a CDS encoding S1 family peptidase, which yields MQRRTVVAIAATVTAAGAAVAFTLPSMAGTNPSRPAVAQPGGVAPQLLAAMKRDLGVSADEATARVQRAKWASGVAAQLRSTSGDSYAGSWLAKDGTTLNIGITDPALAGQVRAAGAQPKLVQRSVAQLDSAKKALDTTATKADRDLPGWYVDVAANQIVVKALPGDADHAWDLVADAGLPKAAVKVVTVKSAPRPLADVVGAQPYFINLGNAQARCSIGFAVEGGFVTAGHCGAEGTRTTDLDGQAQGQVVASVFPGNADMGVVQTGANVELQPFVDDFRGNALPVGGATESPVGAAVCRSGSTTGTHCGTILSKNETVNYPEGQVTGLTRTNVCAEGGDSGGPWFSGDQAQGVTSGGSGDCTVGGETFFQPITEILETNNLTLLTTGAGGSGGGATPPPAEATTAPPAAATTPPAGNGQQQGGGHHHRHRHNN from the coding sequence ATGCAGCGCAGAACGGTTGTCGCGATCGCGGCGACGGTGACGGCGGCGGGCGCGGCGGTGGCGTTCACGCTGCCGTCGATGGCGGGCACGAACCCGTCCCGGCCCGCCGTGGCCCAGCCGGGCGGCGTGGCCCCGCAGCTGCTTGCCGCGATGAAGCGGGACCTGGGCGTCAGCGCCGACGAGGCCACCGCCCGGGTGCAGCGGGCGAAGTGGGCCAGCGGTGTCGCGGCCCAGCTGCGCAGCACCTCGGGTGACTCGTACGCCGGCTCCTGGCTGGCCAAGGACGGCACCACGCTGAACATCGGGATCACCGACCCGGCGCTGGCCGGCCAGGTCCGGGCCGCGGGCGCGCAGCCGAAGCTGGTGCAGCGCAGCGTCGCCCAGCTGGACAGCGCCAAGAAGGCGCTGGACACGACCGCGACGAAGGCCGACCGGGACCTGCCCGGCTGGTACGTGGACGTCGCCGCGAACCAGATCGTGGTGAAGGCGCTGCCGGGCGACGCGGACCACGCGTGGGATCTCGTCGCGGACGCCGGGCTGCCGAAGGCCGCCGTCAAGGTCGTCACGGTCAAGAGCGCCCCGCGGCCGCTGGCCGACGTGGTCGGCGCGCAGCCGTACTTCATCAACCTGGGCAACGCTCAGGCCCGGTGCTCGATCGGCTTCGCGGTCGAGGGCGGTTTCGTCACCGCCGGCCACTGCGGCGCGGAGGGTACGCGGACCACCGACCTGGACGGGCAGGCCCAGGGCCAGGTCGTGGCGTCGGTGTTCCCCGGCAACGCCGACATGGGCGTGGTGCAGACCGGCGCGAACGTGGAGCTGCAGCCGTTCGTCGACGACTTCCGCGGCAACGCGCTGCCCGTCGGCGGCGCCACGGAGTCCCCGGTCGGCGCGGCGGTGTGCCGTTCCGGCTCCACCACCGGTACGCACTGCGGGACGATCCTGTCGAAGAACGAGACGGTCAACTACCCGGAGGGCCAGGTCACCGGCCTGACCCGGACGAACGTCTGCGCCGAGGGCGGCGACTCCGGCGGCCCGTGGTTCTCCGGCGACCAGGCGCAGGGGGTCACCTCGGGCGGCTCCGGCGACTGCACGGTCGGCGGTGAGACGTTCTTCCAGCCGATCACCGAGATCCTCGAGACGAACAACCTGACGCTGCTCACCACCGGCGCGGGTGGCTCCGGCGGGGGAGCGACCCCGCCGCCCGCCGAGGCGACCACCGCCCCGCCGGCCGCGGCGACCACCCCGCCGGCCGGCAACGGCCAGCAGCAGGGCGGCGGCCACCACCACCGGCACCGCCACAACAACTGA
- a CDS encoding DUF2784 domain-containing protein produces the protein MGYTLMIVFAVAAHYAFLAFGIFGGFLAWRWPRLLWLQVAAALWLLVIVVAKLYCPLTWLQDRGREGLGKPPLQGGFLDNYAAGVFYPHGYEWVAQIVVAVLVVTSWTGLVLLQRRHRLGQLDARGDAADHHLV, from the coding sequence GTGGGATACACGCTGATGATCGTCTTCGCCGTGGCGGCGCACTACGCGTTCCTGGCGTTCGGGATCTTCGGCGGCTTCCTGGCGTGGCGCTGGCCGCGCCTGCTCTGGCTGCAGGTGGCCGCGGCCCTGTGGCTGCTGGTCATCGTCGTGGCCAAGCTCTACTGCCCGCTGACCTGGCTGCAGGACCGGGGCCGGGAAGGGCTCGGCAAACCCCCGCTGCAGGGCGGCTTCCTCGACAACTACGCCGCCGGGGTGTTCTACCCGCACGGGTACGAGTGGGTGGCGCAGATCGTGGTGGCCGTGCTGGTCGTGACCTCGTGGACGGGTTTAGTCCTACTGCAGCGCCGCCACCGCCTCGGCCAGCTCGACGCCCGTGGCGATGCCGCAGATCATCACCTGGTCTAG
- a CDS encoding YbjN domain-containing protein: MPEQLQPLSHDMIVAALQARDFSHFVDDDGDIGGTWQGCLVFFFRLGKNREIFQVRALTHPEFSTDDVPRLYAFCNAWNHDRLWPKAYVHTGDDGVVHVVGEVGADFEHGVTPQQLDQVMICGIATGVELAEAVAALQ; this comes from the coding sequence ATGCCCGAGCAGTTGCAGCCGCTGAGCCACGACATGATCGTCGCGGCACTCCAGGCCCGAGACTTCAGCCACTTCGTCGACGACGACGGCGACATCGGCGGCACCTGGCAGGGCTGCCTCGTCTTCTTCTTCCGGCTCGGTAAGAACCGCGAGATCTTCCAGGTCAGGGCGCTGACGCATCCGGAGTTCAGCACCGACGACGTGCCCCGGCTGTACGCGTTCTGCAACGCCTGGAACCACGACCGGCTCTGGCCGAAGGCGTACGTGCACACCGGCGACGACGGCGTGGTGCACGTGGTCGGCGAGGTGGGCGCCGACTTCGAGCACGGCGTCACGCCGCAGCAGCTAGACCAGGTGATGATCTGCGGCATCGCCACGGGCGTCGAGCTGGCCGAGGCGGTGGCGGCGCTGCAGTAG
- a CDS encoding FtsK/SpoIIIE family DNA translocase, whose product MAGRTPPASRGRTASKGGAASARARQPVSKAAAAPARKATTSRKAAPARKAAPRPRARSATRARPSVGSAVAGGLGRGVGALWMGVAHSVGWVARGVGRQAATAKEIDPEHRRDGAGLLMLGLAILIGVAVWAGSAGPVGTWLADAVRLFLGGLGVLLPLLLLYGAIRFMRKPADPEHRGRSVVGWSALLIATASLLHIAEQPRDDVGLTNAGGLVGYGVGALLERAVTAWVAVPLLILLFVFGLLVITATPINKIPERLLLLADVLLGRSTARAPLRPPELPDLGDEEPVDDEEEPKRRRPARRRQGALADIGLAPEEGDGLEDEILHDTVALPRAAKLPASRKAPEPPEHSPLPTRAEQLEISSVPGDYRLPPPTLLGKGTPPKSRSRANDEIMAALTGVFDQFNIDAQVVGFTRGPTVTRYEVEVGPGVKVERITQLSRNIAYAVKSPDVRILSPIPGKSAVGVEIPNTDPENVSLGDVLRSRAAAADHHPMLVALGKDIEGGFVVANLAKMPHILIAGATGAGKSSCLNSLLVSILTRATPDEVRLLLVDPKRVEMTAYEGIPHLVTPIVTNPKKAADALEWVVREMDMRYDDLAANGVRHIDDFNRKVRSGEITAPPGSERVMKPYPYLLVIVDELADLMMVAPRDVEDSVVRITQLARAAGIHLVLATQRPSVDVVTGLIKANVPSRLAFATSSLADSRVILDQPGAEKLLGRGDGLFLPMGASKPVRIQGAWVDEKEIADVVKFCRDQREPEFREDVTTPVANKKKEIDEEIGDDLDVLLQAIELVVTSQFGSTSMLQRKLRVGFAKAGRLMDLMETRGIVGPSEGSKAREVLIKPDELEATLATLRLDD is encoded by the coding sequence ATGGCGGGCCGTACTCCTCCGGCGAGCCGGGGTCGCACCGCGTCCAAGGGCGGCGCCGCGTCGGCGCGCGCCCGTCAACCGGTCAGCAAGGCGGCGGCCGCTCCGGCCCGCAAGGCCACGACCAGTCGTAAGGCCGCGCCCGCGCGCAAGGCCGCGCCGCGCCCTCGGGCCCGCAGCGCCACCCGCGCCCGGCCCAGCGTCGGCTCGGCGGTGGCCGGCGGCCTCGGCCGCGGCGTCGGCGCTCTGTGGATGGGCGTCGCGCACAGCGTCGGCTGGGTGGCCCGCGGCGTCGGCCGCCAGGCCGCCACCGCCAAGGAGATCGATCCGGAGCACCGCCGCGACGGCGCCGGCCTGCTCATGCTCGGCCTCGCGATCCTCATCGGCGTCGCCGTCTGGGCGGGCTCCGCCGGGCCGGTGGGCACGTGGCTCGCCGACGCCGTACGCCTGTTCCTCGGCGGCCTCGGCGTCCTGCTTCCGCTGCTGCTGCTGTACGGCGCGATCCGATTCATGCGCAAGCCCGCCGACCCGGAGCACCGGGGCCGGTCGGTGGTGGGCTGGAGCGCGCTGCTGATCGCCACCGCGAGCCTGCTGCACATCGCGGAGCAGCCCCGCGACGACGTCGGCCTGACCAACGCCGGCGGGCTGGTCGGGTACGGCGTCGGCGCGCTGCTCGAGCGCGCGGTGACCGCGTGGGTCGCCGTACCGTTGCTGATCCTGCTCTTCGTCTTCGGTCTGCTCGTCATCACCGCGACGCCGATCAACAAGATCCCGGAGCGGCTGCTGCTCCTGGCCGACGTGCTGCTGGGCCGGTCCACGGCCCGCGCGCCGCTGCGCCCGCCGGAGCTGCCCGACCTCGGCGACGAGGAGCCGGTCGACGACGAGGAGGAGCCGAAGCGCCGCCGGCCCGCCCGCCGCCGCCAGGGCGCGCTCGCCGACATCGGGCTCGCCCCGGAGGAGGGCGACGGCCTCGAGGACGAGATCCTGCACGACACGGTCGCGCTGCCGCGGGCCGCGAAGCTTCCGGCCAGCCGCAAGGCGCCGGAGCCGCCCGAGCACTCGCCGCTGCCCACGCGCGCGGAGCAGCTGGAGATCTCCTCGGTGCCCGGCGACTACCGGCTGCCGCCGCCCACGCTGCTCGGCAAGGGCACGCCGCCGAAGTCCCGCAGCCGTGCCAACGACGAGATCATGGCCGCGCTCACCGGCGTCTTCGACCAGTTCAACATCGACGCGCAGGTCGTCGGCTTCACCCGCGGTCCGACCGTCACCCGCTACGAGGTCGAGGTCGGTCCCGGCGTCAAGGTCGAGCGGATCACCCAGCTGTCCCGCAACATCGCGTACGCGGTGAAGTCGCCCGACGTGCGCATCCTCTCGCCGATCCCGGGCAAGAGCGCGGTCGGCGTGGAGATCCCCAACACCGACCCGGAGAACGTGTCGCTGGGCGACGTGCTGCGCTCGCGGGCCGCGGCCGCCGACCACCACCCGATGCTGGTCGCGCTCGGCAAGGACATCGAGGGCGGCTTCGTCGTGGCCAACCTGGCCAAGATGCCGCACATCCTCATCGCGGGCGCCACCGGCGCCGGCAAGTCGTCCTGCCTCAACTCGCTGCTGGTGTCGATCCTCACAAGGGCCACCCCGGACGAGGTACGGCTGCTGCTGGTCGACCCCAAGCGGGTGGAGATGACCGCGTACGAGGGCATCCCGCACCTCGTCACGCCGATCGTCACGAACCCGAAGAAGGCGGCCGACGCCCTCGAGTGGGTCGTGCGCGAGATGGACATGCGCTATGACGACCTCGCGGCGAACGGCGTACGGCACATCGACGACTTCAACCGCAAGGTGCGCAGCGGCGAGATCACGGCGCCGCCGGGCAGCGAGCGGGTCATGAAGCCGTACCCGTATCTGCTGGTCATCGTCGATGAGCTCGCCGACCTGATGATGGTGGCTCCGCGCGACGTCGAGGACTCGGTGGTACGCATCACCCAGCTGGCCCGTGCGGCCGGCATCCACCTGGTGCTGGCCACCCAGCGGCCCTCGGTGGACGTGGTCACCGGCCTGATCAAGGCCAACGTCCCGTCCCGCCTCGCGTTCGCCACCAGCTCGCTGGCCGACTCCCGGGTCATCCTCGACCAGCCCGGCGCGGAGAAGCTGCTGGGCCGCGGTGACGGCCTGTTCCTGCCGATGGGCGCCTCCAAGCCGGTCCGCATCCAGGGCGCCTGGGTGGACGAGAAGGAGATCGCCGACGTCGTCAAGTTCTGCCGGGACCAGCGCGAGCCGGAGTTCCGCGAGGACGTCACCACCCCGGTCGCGAACAAGAAGAAGGAGATCGACGAGGAGATCGGCGACGACCTCGACGTGCTGCTCCAGGCGATCGAGCTCGTGGTCACCTCGCAGTTCGGCTCGACGTCGATGCTGCAGCGCAAGCTGCGGGTGGGCTTCGCCAAGGCCGGCCGCCTGATGGACCTCATGGAGACCCGGGGGATCGTCGGTCCGTCCGAGGGCTCCAAGGCCCGCGAGGTGCTGATCAAGCCGGACGAGCTGGAGGCGACGCTCGCCACGCTCCGGCTGGACGACTGA
- the pgsA gene encoding CDP-diacylglycerol--glycerol-3-phosphate 3-phosphatidyltransferase, with protein MTDEPVPVTTPRPVPLNNPANLLTVIRIGLVPVFVVLVVISAMTEPSWRMVACLTFCVASATDFADGWIARRYHLVTSFGKVADPIADKALTGSALVLLSAYDRLSWWVTGLILLREWGVTALRFWVIRYGIIPASRGGKLKTALQIAAIAWFLWPVPEPFDAVGTVLMVAALLVTVVTGADYVLQAVRIRREAAGRG; from the coding sequence GTGACCGACGAGCCGGTGCCGGTGACAACGCCCAGGCCGGTGCCGCTGAACAACCCGGCCAACCTGCTGACCGTCATCCGCATCGGGCTCGTACCCGTCTTCGTGGTGCTCGTCGTGATCTCGGCGATGACCGAGCCGAGCTGGCGCATGGTGGCCTGCCTGACCTTCTGTGTGGCGTCCGCCACGGATTTCGCCGACGGCTGGATCGCGCGCCGCTACCACCTGGTGACGTCGTTCGGCAAAGTGGCCGACCCCATCGCCGACAAGGCCCTCACCGGGAGCGCGCTCGTGCTGCTCTCGGCGTACGACCGGCTGTCGTGGTGGGTGACCGGGCTGATCCTGCTCCGGGAGTGGGGCGTGACGGCATTGCGCTTCTGGGTGATCCGATACGGCATCATCCCGGCCAGCCGAGGTGGGAAACTGAAGACGGCGCTGCAGATCGCGGCGATCGCCTGGTTCCTGTGGCCGGTGCCCGAGCCGTTCGACGCGGTCGGCACCGTGCTCATGGTGGCGGCGCTGCTGGTCACCGTGGTCACGGGAGCGGACTACGTGTTGCAGGCCGTACGCATCCGCAGAGAGGCAGCCGGCAGAGGGTGA
- a CDS encoding CinA family protein has protein sequence MDTGVTAAAAVHELVERRQTVAVAESLTGGLLAATFVEIPGVSSVFRGGLVVYATDLKHSLAGVPEELLADRGPVDRDVAQALAEGARARCGADWGLATTGVAGPEPQDGKPVGMVFIAVAGPAGAVVRELSLSGSRSAIRHETMTSAFALLVDELRKVGAGMRR, from the coding sequence ATGGACACCGGGGTGACCGCGGCCGCCGCCGTGCACGAGCTGGTCGAGCGGCGGCAGACGGTCGCCGTGGCGGAGTCGCTCACCGGCGGCCTGCTCGCGGCCACCTTCGTCGAGATCCCGGGCGTCAGTTCCGTGTTCCGCGGCGGCCTGGTCGTGTACGCCACGGACCTCAAGCACTCGCTCGCGGGCGTACCGGAAGAGCTGCTGGCCGACCGCGGACCGGTGGACCGCGACGTGGCCCAGGCCCTCGCCGAGGGCGCGCGGGCGCGCTGCGGGGCCGACTGGGGCCTGGCCACCACCGGCGTCGCCGGCCCCGAACCCCAGGACGGCAAACCCGTCGGGATGGTTTTCATCGCGGTGGCGGGCCCGGCGGGCGCCGTCGTCCGTGAGCTCTCGCTGAGCGGCTCACGCAGCGCGATCCGGCACGAGACGATGACGTCGGCCTTCGCGCTCCTCGTCGATGAGCTGCGCAAAGTCGGCGCGGGAATGCGTCGCTGA
- a CDS encoding helix-turn-helix domain-containing protein codes for MVLLRRVIGDALRARRQGQHRTLREVSTAANVSLGYLSEIERGQKEASSELLAAICEALGARLSEVLGEVSDTLALAEDMDGVLVPVEPTPVESAGAGAAPVPQPAATAVKSAAAAKAAEAAAVRQVTTDGAVSVSVRQDTPLKATLRTRRKREVIYAA; via the coding sequence ATGGTCCTGCTACGCCGGGTTATCGGTGACGCACTTCGGGCGCGCAGGCAGGGACAGCACCGCACGCTGCGTGAGGTGTCGACCGCCGCCAACGTCAGCCTGGGATATCTCTCCGAGATCGAACGTGGCCAGAAGGAAGCATCCAGCGAGCTGCTCGCCGCGATCTGTGAGGCCCTCGGCGCCCGCCTGTCCGAGGTGCTCGGCGAAGTGAGCGACACCCTCGCCCTCGCCGAGGACATGGACGGCGTGCTGGTGCCGGTCGAGCCCACCCCGGTCGAGTCCGCCGGCGCGGGCGCCGCACCGGTCCCGCAGCCCGCAGCGACCGCGGTCAAGAGCGCGGCCGCCGCGAAGGCAGCCGAGGCCGCCGCGGTCCGCCAGGTCACCACGGACGGGGCCGTCTCGGTCTCCGTACGCCAGGACACCCCGCTCAAGGCCACACTGCGCACGCGCCGCAAGCGGGAAGTCATCTACGCCGCCTGA
- a CDS encoding PspA/IM30 family protein: MANPFVKGWRYMMALFGAKIDEYADPKVQIQQAIEDAQRQHQALVQQAAAVIGNQRQLEMKLSRQMSEVEKLQGMARQALVLADRARAGGDEAEAQKYESTAQTLATQLVSGEQSMEDLKTLHDQALSAAGQARKAVENNAMVLQQRIAERSRLLSQLEQAKMQETVAKSLESMSSLAAPGNTPSLDEVRDKIEQRYANAMGRAELASNSVEGRMLEVQKSSLDMAGSSRLEQIRASMAGEKLGSAPAQPAVEQAPAADPASVARLDEIRASMNSKRGDTTAAG, encoded by the coding sequence ATGGCGAACCCGTTCGTCAAGGGCTGGCGTTACATGATGGCGCTCTTCGGCGCGAAGATCGACGAATACGCCGACCCGAAGGTGCAGATCCAGCAGGCCATCGAGGATGCCCAGCGGCAGCACCAGGCGCTCGTGCAGCAGGCCGCGGCCGTCATCGGCAACCAGCGCCAGCTCGAGATGAAGCTGTCGCGGCAGATGTCCGAGGTCGAGAAGCTGCAGGGCATGGCGCGCCAGGCGCTGGTCCTCGCCGACCGGGCCCGCGCGGGCGGCGACGAGGCCGAAGCCCAGAAGTACGAGTCCACCGCCCAGACGCTCGCCACCCAGCTGGTCTCCGGCGAGCAGTCGATGGAGGACCTGAAGACCCTGCACGACCAGGCGCTCTCCGCCGCCGGGCAGGCCCGCAAGGCGGTCGAGAACAACGCGATGGTGCTCCAGCAGCGCATCGCCGAACGGTCCCGCCTGCTCAGCCAGCTCGAACAGGCCAAGATGCAGGAGACCGTCGCCAAGTCGCTCGAATCCATGTCGTCGCTGGCGGCGCCCGGCAACACCCCGTCGCTCGACGAGGTACGCGACAAGATCGAGCAGCGCTACGCCAACGCGATGGGCCGCGCGGAGCTGGCCTCCAACTCCGTCGAGGGCCGCATGCTCGAGGTGCAGAAGTCCAGCCTCGACATGGCCGGCTCGTCGCGCCTCGAGCAGATCCGCGCCAGCATGGCCGGCGAGAAGCTCGGCAGCGCACCGGCCCAGCCGGCGGTCGAGCAGGCCCCGGCGGCGGACCCGGCGAGCGTCGCCCGCCTCGACGAGATCCGGGCCAGCATGAACAGCAAGCGCGGGGACACGACCGCGGCCGGCTGA
- the pspM gene encoding phage shock envelope stress response protein PspM gives MDERTRYFRRLKRLRGSARRWSVIGGGLTAATVVLTPYAGIGIADAVWAASAGASAALAWWRWQDHRELAATPAPPPALPGQRLISAVERLPAGRQVIQEVRRQRNRYAVRGSAVAQTWDRLDRASTTLEALAGRLTGPGEGAVLEAAVAEQWLRDLGQRVAGVERALPLTPPDRRATLQQSHESLAHQFSDGVAAFEGLVAAAASYVAEDGHPVADAHPALAGLADATDRLRGIAEGLSELRRPSTPAA, from the coding sequence GTGGACGAGCGGACCAGGTACTTCCGGCGGCTCAAGCGGCTGCGGGGTTCCGCGCGGCGGTGGAGCGTCATCGGCGGGGGCCTCACCGCGGCCACCGTGGTGCTCACGCCGTACGCGGGGATCGGGATCGCCGACGCCGTCTGGGCCGCCTCCGCGGGTGCTTCCGCGGCCCTCGCCTGGTGGCGCTGGCAGGACCACCGCGAGCTCGCGGCGACCCCCGCCCCGCCACCGGCCCTGCCGGGCCAGCGCCTGATCTCCGCGGTGGAACGCCTCCCGGCCGGCCGCCAGGTCATCCAGGAGGTACGCCGGCAGCGCAACCGGTACGCGGTCCGCGGCTCCGCGGTGGCGCAGACCTGGGACCGCCTCGACCGCGCGTCCACCACCCTGGAGGCGCTGGCCGGCCGGCTGACCGGCCCCGGCGAGGGTGCGGTCCTCGAGGCGGCCGTGGCCGAGCAGTGGCTGCGCGACCTGGGCCAGCGGGTGGCGGGTGTCGAGCGGGCGCTGCCCCTCACACCCCCGGACCGCCGCGCGACGCTCCAGCAGTCCCACGAGAGCCTGGCGCACCAGTTCAGCGACGGTGTGGCAGCGTTCGAAGGCCTCGTGGCCGCCGCGGCCAGCTATGTCGCCGAGGACGGGCACCCCGTCGCGGACGCCCACCCCGCACTTGCCGGCCTGGCCGACGCCACCGACCGGCTCCGGGGGATCGCCGAGGGGCTGTCCGAGCTGCGGCGCCCGTCGACTCCGGCCGCCTGA